The DNA region CTGTCGCCCATGTCCTTCCAGTAGGCGTAGAAGTAGCCGTCGTGGGTGCCGGTCTGGTTGGTGGTGATGACCGGGCCGGTGCCGGCCGCGTCAGCGTGGGCGGTGCCGGCCGGTGCGGTCACCGTGACCGCCAGCAGGGCGGCGCAGGCGGTGCTGACCAGCATGCTGATCCGGCCGCGCCGGCTGCGGGTCGAGCTGGCACCGGGTGTCTCGCTCATCTCTTCCACCGTTCTCTCCACTCGGTCGGCCAATGGGGGAGCAGGCATTGCAATTGATGAACATCAATTGCAATGTGGCCAAGTGTCGATGGCGTCCCGGCGAGGTGTCAACGGTCGACTAGGGACCCGTCGGGGCGGGAGCGGCAGTGCAGCCCGGATCCGCACCGACGGCCGGCACCGGATCGGCCAGTGCGCCGTCGCGCAGCGACACCGCCCGGTCGGCCAGTTCGATCAGCGCGGGATCGTGCGTGGCGACCACCGCGGCCATGCCACGGGCCCGGACCAACGACCGGATCAGGTCCATGATCGACCGGCCCGTCTCGGAGTCGAGCTGGGCGGTCGGCTCGTCGGCGATCAGCAACGGCGGGTCGTTGGCGAGCGCGCGGGCGATCGCCACCCGCTGCTGCTGACCGCCGGACAGCTCGTACGGTCGCTGTCTCGCCTGGCCGCCGAGGCCGACCAGCTCCAGCAGCAGCGCGACCCGCTGTTCGCGTTCGGCGTACGACACCTTCGCCAGCCGCAGCGGCACCCCGACGTTCTCCGCCGCCGACAGGATCGGGATCAGACCGAACGACTGGAACACGAAGCCGATGGTCGACCGACGCAACTCCACCAGCTGCGCCTCGGTGGCGGCGGACACCTCGCGGCCGGCGACCCGCACCGTGCCGGCGGTCGGCTGGTCCAGCCCGCCGATCAGGTTCAGCAGGGTGGTCTTGCCGGCCCCCGACCGGCCCTGTACGGCGACCAGCTCGCCCCGGCTCACCCGCAGCGAGACGTCCCGCAACGCGTGCACCACCCGACCGCCGCCGTGGAAGTCGCGGCTCACGCCGTCGACCCGGACCATCTCGTCGCTCACCGTTGCTCCTCCGTCGCGTCCGTGTCACCGGAGCGGACCTCGACATGGTCGGGTTCCAGGTTCAGCCGTACCCGGTCCCGCAGCGACAGCGCGTCGACGAACGCGGCCGGTAGCTGGAGCCGACCGCTACGGTCCAGCACGGCGTACTCCTCGGTGACGGTCTCGGTGACCCCGTCGCGACCGATGCGGGCGGACCTGCGTACCTCGGAGGCGGTCCGGCCGTCGCGGATCGCGACGGTCCGGCGGACCTGGCCGGCGACGGCGCGGTCATGGGTGACCACGACGATGGTGACCCCCAGCTCGGCGTTGATCGTCCGCAACGCCGCGAAGACCTCCCCGGCGGTGGCCTCGTCCAGCTCGCCGGTCGGCTCGTCGGCGAAGAGCACCTCCGGGTCGTTGGCCACAGCCACCGCCACCGCGCAGCGTTGCTGCTCGCCTCCGCTGAGCTGATCCGGCCGTCGATCCGCGCGGTCCGCGACCCCGACCAGCTCCAGCAGCTCACCGGCCCTGGTCCGGGCGGCCCGGCGCCGCGCGCGACCGGCCAACGTCATCGGCAGCGCGACGTTCTCCCGGGCGGTCAGATACGGCAGCAGGTTGCGGCTGGTCTGCTGCCAGACGAAACCGACGGTGTGCCGTCGGTACCGCAGCCGGGTGGCCGCCGACATTCCGAGCAGGTTCACCCCGGCGACCCGGGCCACCCCGGCGGTCGGCGTGTCCAACCCGGACAGGATGTTCAACAGCGTCGACTTGCCTGAGCCGGAGGCGCCGACGATGGCGAGCAGCTCGCCG from Solwaraspora sp. WMMD791 includes:
- a CDS encoding ABC transporter ATP-binding protein, with translation MVRVDGVSRDFHGGGRVVHALRDVSLRVSRGELVAVQGRSGAGKTTLLNLIGGLDQPTAGTVRVAGREVSAATEAQLVELRRSTIGFVFQSFGLIPILSAAENVGVPLRLAKVSYAEREQRVALLLELVGLGGQARQRPYELSGGQQQRVAIARALANDPPLLIADEPTAQLDSETGRSIMDLIRSLVRARGMAAVVATHDPALIELADRAVSLRDGALADPVPAVGADPGCTAAPAPTGP
- a CDS encoding ABC transporter ATP-binding protein, with protein sequence MDRLGGHIVCEGLVRIFKADGIEVVALQGLDLSVERGELLAIVGASGSGKSTLLNILSGLDTPTAGVARVAGVNLLGMSAATRLRYRRHTVGFVWQQTSRNLLPYLTARENVALPMTLAGRARRRAARTRAGELLELVGVADRADRRPDQLSGGEQQRCAVAVAVANDPEVLFADEPTGELDEATAGEVFAALRTINAELGVTIVVVTHDRAVAGQVRRTVAIRDGRTASEVRRSARIGRDGVTETVTEEYAVLDRSGRLQLPAAFVDALSLRDRVRLNLEPDHVEVRSGDTDATEEQR